In one Polaribacter sp. ALD11 genomic region, the following are encoded:
- a CDS encoding GAF domain-containing protein, with protein sequence MEIEKLKKKVDSIISIGSTTEIKLQEICNLLESEISYYDWVGFYFKNGDKNELKLAQYTGEETEHTIIPFGKGICGQVAVSNENFVVQDVSEQDNYISCGWKVKSEIVIPIFVKEENIGQIDIDSHTANVFTDQDEDLLEHICRKVATIF encoded by the coding sequence ATGGAAATAGAAAAGTTAAAAAAGAAAGTTGATAGCATCATTTCTATAGGAAGTACTACAGAAATTAAATTACAAGAAATTTGTAATTTGTTAGAAAGTGAAATCTCTTATTACGATTGGGTTGGTTTTTATTTTAAGAACGGAGATAAGAATGAGTTGAAATTGGCGCAATATACTGGTGAGGAAACAGAGCATACAATTATTCCTTTTGGAAAAGGTATTTGTGGGCAAGTTGCTGTAAGTAATGAAAATTTTGTAGTACAGGATGTTTCTGAACAAGATAATTATATTTCTTGTGGTTGGAAGGTAAAATCAGAAATTGTAATTCCTATTTTTGTAAAAGAAGAAAACATTGGTCAAATAGACATAGATTCTCACACTGCAAATGTTTTTACAGACCAAGATGAGGACCTTTTAGAGCATATTTGTAGAAAAGTAGCAACTATCTTCTAG
- the xrtF gene encoding exosortase family protein XrtF — protein sequence MKKHKNVVIFLIKFFATYFILFAIYSTYLQSSQQKVAPFKTASITTLVADQTVNLLEFFNYDAGAYQHKEELSVKLLIEGNYTARVIEGCNSISIIILFIAFIIAFAGSLKATIIYAFLGSVFIYGINIARIAFLAVMIYKYPNQQEFLHNLVFPAIIYGAVFLLWVIWVNKFSSYKK from the coding sequence GTGAAAAAACATAAAAACGTAGTCATTTTTTTAATTAAGTTTTTTGCAACCTATTTTATATTGTTCGCAATATACTCTACATACTTACAAAGTTCTCAACAAAAAGTGGCTCCATTTAAAACGGCTTCTATAACAACATTGGTTGCAGATCAAACGGTAAATCTATTAGAGTTTTTTAATTATGATGCCGGAGCTTACCAACACAAAGAAGAACTTTCTGTTAAACTTTTAATTGAAGGAAATTATACCGCAAGGGTTATTGAAGGCTGTAACTCTATAAGTATCATTATTTTATTCATCGCTTTTATCATTGCTTTTGCAGGTTCCTTAAAAGCTACAATTATTTATGCCTTTTTAGGTAGTGTATTTATATATGGTATAAATATTGCTAGAATTGCATTTTTGGCTGTAATGATTTATAAGTACCCTAATCAGCAAGAATTTTTACACAACTTAGTATTTCCTGCAATAATTTACGGTGCTGTCTTTTTACTTTGGGTAATTTGGGTTAACAAATTTTCGAGCTATAAAAAATGA
- a CDS encoding exosortase F system-associated protein → MNTYIKIILLLILISLLFLVRAFSAELFYDPLIEYFKNDYLYAKMPSIDVWLLIIDMLYRYVLNSVITLGFIWVLFERKDYVKFTGFFLMTAFIVLVVLFVFLLRDQFESGYLLPFYIRRFIIHPLFLLILIPAFYFQKLSNR, encoded by the coding sequence ATGAATACATACATAAAAATAATATTGCTTTTAATACTAATCTCACTCTTATTTTTAGTGAGAGCATTTTCTGCTGAATTATTTTATGATCCTTTAATTGAATATTTTAAAAACGACTATCTATATGCAAAAATGCCATCAATTGATGTTTGGCTTTTAATAATAGACATGCTTTATAGGTATGTTTTAAATTCGGTAATAACATTGGGGTTCATTTGGGTTCTTTTTGAAAGAAAAGACTACGTAAAATTTACAGGATTCTTCTTAATGACTGCGTTTATAGTTTTAGTTGTACTGTTTGTCTTTTTATTAAGAGATCAGTTTGAAAGCGGTTATTTACTACCTTTTTATATACGTAGATTTATCATTCATCCGTTATTCTTATTAATTCTGATACCAGCTTTTTATTTTCAAAAATTAAGTAACAGGTAA
- a CDS encoding carboxypeptidase-like regulatory domain-containing protein, which produces MKKYILSGFILLFPIFLFAQTNLKGMLMDKQNPKDNLGVSGATVNWLNTNIGAITNEKGWFTIPYKKEYKKLVVSYIGYKTDTLLVNNLDVIHHFITSESDLEEVTIRAKRDAVQKSLFATANTFTVNNDELLKAACCNLAESFETNPSIDVSFSDALTGTRQIQMLGLKSPYLQIMQENIPSIRGAAQAFGLTFTPGTWVESIQITKGAGSVVNGFESISGQINAELVKPFSDNKFFLNAYSSLNGRLELNTHFNERISDKWQTGLYIHGNYRGEKFDKNNDNFLDAPLANQINVMNRWQYTDAQNGWVSFINVRFLNDEKQTGELNFNPETDKGTTNAWGSEIDTKRFETSLKLGYVFPELPFQNFGLQVAYSNHQQDSYFGLNVYDIKHESLYSNLLFNSIIGDTRSKFKTGINLTYDKFDELVNSTNYNRKENSIGAFFEYAFDNLDNFSLTAGIRADTHSLLGTFITPRVHVRYVPWEKGVFRASAGRGKRSANIFAENQQLFASSRQINIDDVGGNIYGLNAEVAWNYGISYLQKFNIFNKKGDITFDFYRTDFSNQVVVDWENPQEISFYDLDGKSIADSFQVEVNYELAKNLDLRTAFKYFDISTDYKNGKFQKPIQPNNRFFANLSYETTAKENGSQWKFDVTFNNIGKQRLPNTATNPTQYQLPKYTERYSLLNSQITKVFSNKFEVYLGSENLTNVQQKNPILASDNPFGAYFDTTIVYSPIFGRAVYAGLRFKIK; this is translated from the coding sequence ATGAAAAAATACATACTTAGTGGTTTTATACTACTATTTCCAATCTTCCTTTTTGCCCAAACGAATTTAAAGGGAATGCTTATGGACAAACAAAACCCGAAAGATAACTTAGGTGTTTCTGGTGCAACTGTAAATTGGCTAAACACAAATATTGGTGCAATTACCAACGAAAAAGGGTGGTTTACAATTCCATATAAAAAGGAATACAAAAAATTAGTAGTCAGTTACATTGGGTATAAAACCGATACGTTGCTTGTTAATAACCTAGATGTAATTCATCATTTTATAACTTCAGAAAGCGACTTAGAAGAAGTAACAATTCGAGCTAAAAGAGATGCTGTTCAAAAATCTTTATTTGCTACTGCAAATACTTTTACCGTAAATAACGACGAGTTATTAAAAGCTGCATGCTGTAATTTAGCGGAGAGTTTTGAAACCAATCCTTCGATAGATGTTAGTTTTTCTGATGCGCTAACAGGAACACGTCAAATACAAATGTTAGGACTTAAAAGTCCGTATTTGCAAATCATGCAAGAAAACATTCCTTCTATTCGAGGCGCTGCACAAGCATTCGGGCTCACATTTACACCAGGAACTTGGGTAGAAAGCATTCAGATTACAAAAGGAGCAGGTTCTGTTGTAAATGGTTTCGAAAGTATTTCCGGACAAATAAATGCTGAATTGGTAAAACCATTTTCAGACAATAAATTCTTTCTAAACGCATATAGTTCTTTAAATGGTAGGTTAGAATTAAACACGCATTTTAACGAGAGAATTTCCGATAAATGGCAGACAGGTTTATACATTCATGGAAATTATAGAGGAGAAAAATTTGATAAAAACAACGATAATTTTCTAGATGCACCTTTGGCAAATCAAATAAATGTAATGAACCGTTGGCAATATACAGATGCACAAAATGGTTGGGTTAGTTTTATAAACGTTCGGTTTTTAAATGATGAAAAACAAACAGGAGAACTTAATTTTAATCCAGAAACAGACAAAGGAACCACCAATGCTTGGGGAAGTGAAATTGACACCAAACGTTTTGAAACTTCGCTTAAATTAGGCTATGTTTTTCCTGAATTACCTTTTCAAAATTTTGGTTTACAAGTAGCGTACAGCAATCATCAGCAAGATTCTTATTTTGGCTTGAATGTCTACGACATTAAACACGAAAGCTTGTATTCTAACTTACTTTTCAACTCGATTATTGGTGACACTAGAAGCAAGTTTAAAACTGGAATTAATTTGACCTACGACAAATTTGATGAACTTGTAAATAGCACAAATTATAACAGAAAAGAAAATTCTATCGGAGCCTTTTTCGAATATGCTTTTGACAATTTGGATAATTTTAGTTTAACTGCCGGAATTCGTGCAGACACGCATAGTTTATTAGGCACTTTTATTACGCCTAGAGTTCACGTAAGATATGTTCCTTGGGAAAAAGGAGTTTTTAGAGCCTCTGCAGGAAGAGGAAAAAGAAGTGCGAATATTTTTGCCGAAAACCAGCAATTATTCGCAAGTTCTAGACAAATAAATATTGATGATGTAGGTGGAAATATTTACGGTCTAAATGCGGAAGTTGCATGGAATTACGGCATTTCTTATTTACAGAAATTCAATATATTCAATAAAAAAGGAGATATTACGTTTGATTTTTACAGAACCGATTTTAGCAATCAAGTTGTGGTAGATTGGGAGAACCCGCAAGAAATTTCTTTCTATGATTTAGACGGAAAAAGTATTGCAGATAGTTTTCAGGTCGAAGTAAATTATGAACTAGCAAAAAACCTTGATTTAAGAACTGCTTTTAAATATTTTGATATTTCTACAGATTATAAAAACGGAAAATTTCAAAAACCAATTCAGCCAAATAATAGATTCTTTGCAAACCTTTCTTATGAAACAACCGCAAAAGAGAATGGATCTCAATGGAAATTTGATGTAACCTTTAATAATATAGGAAAACAACGTTTGCCAAATACCGCAACAAACCCTACCCAATATCAACTACCAAAGTATACCGAGCGTTATAGTTTACTAAACTCTCAGATTACAAAAGTGTTTTCAAACAAGTTTGAAGTATATTTAGGAAGCGAAAACTTAACCAATGTGCAGCAGAAAAACCCTATTTTAGCTAGCGATAATCCGTTTGGCGCATATTTTGATACCACAATTGTGTATTCGCCAATTTTTGGACGTGCAGTGTATGCAGGTTTACGATTTAAAATTAAATAA
- a CDS encoding heavy-metal-associated domain-containing protein, with the protein MKKILFIFSLFLIGFSSQAQDVKQEKKKKNAKVAFEVNGICGMCKKRIETAALKTKGVKFAIWDVKSHQMNIILDERKTSLETVKQNIANVGHDVKDFIATDEAYNSVHPCCKYRDSKIIEDHKGELKKKKN; encoded by the coding sequence ATGAAAAAAATACTATTCATATTCAGTTTATTCTTGATTGGATTTTCCTCTCAAGCACAAGATGTAAAACAAGAGAAAAAGAAAAAAAATGCGAAGGTTGCTTTTGAAGTAAATGGTATTTGTGGTATGTGTAAAAAACGTATTGAAACTGCTGCTTTAAAAACCAAAGGTGTAAAATTTGCTATTTGGGATGTAAAATCGCATCAAATGAACATCATTTTAGATGAACGTAAAACATCTCTAGAAACAGTAAAGCAGAACATTGCCAATGTTGGGCACGATGTTAAAGATTTTATAGCTACAGATGAAGCTTATAATTCTGTGCATCCTTGTTGTAAATATAGAGACAGCAAAATTATTGAAGACCATAAAGGTGAACTCAAAAAAAAGAAAAACTAA